The following is a genomic window from Halodesulfovibrio sp..
AACCAGCACAGTTGCACCGGAAGCAACAATAAACTGCTCATCGCCTGTAACTTCGCCCAGACAGCCATAGGTCTGTCCGTCAAATATAGTTTCAAAAGCTTCTACTTTATCTTCCGGTACGGATACCACCAGACGGGAAGCAGATTCTGAGTAGAGAACTTCAGTTGCATTCATTTCTTCAGTGACAGGTACGGCATCAAGATTGATGAGTGCCCCTGTGCGTCCGGCAAGAGCCATTTCAGCAAGAGCCACACCAAGACCACCGTCTGAGCAATCGTGACAAGCGTTAATCACACCTTCACCGATTGCCTTATGCACTGCACGGTATCGTGCAAGCGCTGAGTCAGCATCGACTTTAGGGAACGCAGCAGCGCTGATTCCTAACTCTTCTGCAACCTCGGAGCCTGCTAATTCGCGGGCAGTTGCACCAAGCACGTAGATTTTGTCACCGTCATTTTTAAAGTCAGATGTGGTTGTTTTGTTCACATCGTTAATAACACCCATGACAGAGAATAACACCGTTGGCGGGATAGAAATCTTAACACCGCCGCCTGTGTAATCATTTTTCATAGAGTCTTTACCGGAGATACATGGAACTCCGTATGCGATACAAAAATCTGAAAGAGCTTTGTTAGCGCGAACAAGCTGAGCAAGCTTGTAGTGACCGTCAGGAGTCTTTTCAGACTGTACAGGGTCACACCAGCAGAAGTTGTCGATACCGGACATGAAGTCCACGTCACCACCGACAGCAACAGCGTTTCGTACTGCTTCGTCGATAACGTTCGCCATCATCCAGTAGCTGTCGTAGTCACTTAATGTTGGGTTGATGCCGTGGGAAAGAACAATGCCGCTTTCAGAATCAAGGATAGGTCGAACAACACCAGCATCGGAAGGTCCGTCACACTTCACACCGACCATCGGTTTAATAACACTGCCGCCCTTAACCTCGTGGTCATACTGGCGAACAACGTATTCTTTAGAACAAATATTAAGGCGGGCAAGCATGGATTTGAGCAAGTTGCCCTGCTCTGCATCTGCAACATTCACTACGTCATCAGCGTGTTCTGGACGCTCCCACACAGCTTTGAGCTGCATCTGTGGAACGCCGTCGTGCAGGAACTCCATATCCAAGAATGCAACAGGCTTGTCACCGTAAGTCACATGGAAGTAGCCGCTGTCTGTAAATTCACCAAGAGCAGATGCTTCAACGTCCATACGCTTTGCAAGCGCCATAAATTCATCCAGCTTATCAGCAGGTACAGCAAGCGTCATACGCTCCTGTGCTTCGGAAAGAAGAATTTCCCACGGACGCAAGCCATCATACTTCAATGGAGCTTTTGAAAGATCGAGACGGCAACCGTTGGTATCTTCCGCCATTTCACCGACAGAAGAAGACAAGCCGCCTGCACCGTTATCTGTGATGGCGTTGTACAAGCCCATGTTACGGGCACGCATAATAAAATCATATGCTTTGCGCTGTGTGATAGGATCACCAATCTGCACAGCCGTAGCAGGAGACTCTTCGTGCAATTCTTCAGAGGAGAAGGTTGCACCGTGAATACCATCTTTGCCGATACGACCACCGACCATCACGATGATATCGCCAACCAGTGCAGCTTTTTCATATCCCGGTTTTCCGGCAACCACTTTAGGAATCATGCCGACAGTACCGCAATGAACAAGCGGCTTACCGAGGTAGCGTTCTTCAAAAACGATAGAGCCGTTCACAGTAGGAACACCGGATTTGTTACCGCCATGCTCAACACCTTCGCGCACACCTTCAAGCACACGGCGAGGATGAAGAAGGCGCGGAGGCAGTTCGCCTTCATGGAAAGGAGAAGCAAAACAGAAGACGTTTGTATTACACACAAGGTCTGCGCCGATACCTGTTCCCATTGGGTCGCGGTTAACGCCAACAATGCCTGTCAGTGCTCCACCGTATGGATCAAGCGCAGAAGGTGAGTTATGTGTTTCCACTTTAATGCATACATCGTGGGTTTCGTTGAAGTCGATAACACCGGCATTATCCTTAAAAACAGAGCGGCAGAAGTCATCTTCACCTTTGTTTTTACGAATAGTTTTGGTGGAACCCATTACGTATGTTTTGTAGAGACTATCAATAGTTTCCTGCTCACCGGTTTCTGTATCGGTGTAATCAATTTTGGAAGCGAAAATTTTATGTTTGCAGTGCTCAGACCATGTCTGTGCGAGTACTTCTACTTCTGCATCACTCGGCTCTGCTGTTAATCCTGCTTTTACACGTTCTGCAACGATTTCAGGATTCGTGTAGTAATCGCGGATGGTATGTAATTCTTCCAAAGACAGCGCGAGCGTATTTTCACGGGAGAATGCCATCAACTCATCGTCTGACATTGTAGAAAACGGCAATGTTACTACTTCGTCATTAGCTTCACCGGATACCCGTGCAGCTACAGCCGCAAAGCCCGGCTCTTTTTGCCAGTCTGCTTTGCTTTTGTATTCAAAACGCTGAATCAGCTCGTTTGCCAAAACATCCCGTCCAATGGACACAATGTCTTCTTCCGTAAAGTCACCATAAATATGGTACTGATCTGCAACATACACAGAAACCGTTTCACGGTTTGCAAGATCAAGTACAATTGCGATGGTTTCCCGTGCTGTACGACCTTCGTTATCAGTTACACCCGGACGGAACCCAACTTCGAGAATCCAGTCAGCCTGACTGGATACCGGAGAAAGTGCCGCGTCCTGAAGTACGGGATCATGCAGAGCAGCCTCACTCACAACTGTATCAAGCTGTTCATCGCTAAGACCGTCCACAGTAAACACCTTAACCTGACGTACGTCTTTTACGTCAAGCCCGAGAGCTTCCCTGATCTTGTTAGCAGTTTTGATACCCTGAGTATCAACAACACCTTCTCTAAGACCAGCTTCAATGCGCCGCAGCATGTATTTTCTCCTGATGCTTGCTTAATATTAACGGATGCCGACTTTACCGTCGCCACCGCTTCTGTACACCAACACAGTTTTCCGGCTGTGATGGCGGGGGTTATATCTCCATTCTATTCTAAAGCCCAATACTGTCCACTTGAGACAACTCGGTACAACCCAAGACAGTACGCACTGCGAGTAGGCTCAATACCCAGCACCACCGCAATGTGCAGGTGATATCGAGTATCACCGCATATCCCGCTGGAACCAAGTATGTGCAGTGCAAGGAACAAGAAAAAGCCAAGGTCGCAGTGTAGCCCACCTACATAAGAGTTTGGCTTTTTTGAAGTGACGCCGCAATGTGCATGCTTGGTTCCAGCGGGATGCCTCCGGCGGGCAGGCGGGCGTCGCCCCCTGCACCCCCACAAGGAGACGCGTCCCCTTGACCCCTTTTAAGGGTGGGGAATTTGTAATGACCATACAATTAGTTACGCAGTATTACCTACGCCACAAATCAGCCGAATACGACTTTTCAGTACATTCTATCATAAACGAAAAAAGCCGCAGAGTTTCCCCTACGGCTTTGAATTTTTTATGCGCTACGTGACTTAACGTAGTCCAAAGTTTGCAACAGTATCTTTCGCTCAGGACACTCTGGCAGAACATTCAATGCCTGCTGCGCCTTATCCAGATACGAATTTGCAAGCTCACGGGTTGCATCATCTAACCCGAGTTTGCGAATCTGTTCTGCAACAAAACAGACCTCTTCTTCAGAGAACGTTCCTGCTTCGAACTTAGTCACAAAACTTTCGCGTTCTGCGCCCTCAAGAGTATCAAGGTACATATGCAACGGTGGAGTCAATTTACCTTCGCGCAAATCCCCTGCTACTGGCTTGCCGATAGACTTAGTAGAAACAGAAAAGTCCAACGCATCATCAACAATCTGGAAGGCAATCCCAAGGTTCATACCAAAATCAGATGCTGCTGCAATCTGTTCTTCAGTACCACCTGCTTTAATTGCACCCATAATACAGGAAGCCTGCAATAAAAAGGCAGTTTTCCCTTTAATGATGTTTATGTAGGTTTCCTGAGAATGATTTGTTGAATTAAGGTATTCAATCTCTTCAATCTCACCGGTTGCGGTTTCTACAATTGCCTCTGCAATGCACTGTGTAAGCCGTGCGTCATTATATCGTGCAACCACGAGGTTTGCCTGTGCAAGCAAAACATCACCAGCCAGCACGGTTTTAGTATTACCGAATTGCGTATGCGCTGCCGGTTTCCCGCGGCGCAGTTCTGCGTCATCAATAATATCATCATGCAGCAATGTTGCGGAATGAAGCAGCTCTACAGAACAGGCAAGCGGGTAGATATCATCATCTGTATACCCGAGAGATGCAGCAGTAAGCAGAGTAAGCAAAGGACGAAGCCTTTTTCCTCCGGCAGTAAGCACATGAGAAACAACAGGCTGAACTAGTGTATTAAGCTGAGCAGTCTCTGCCGCCAACGTCGCATTAATCTGCGGTTGTTTTAACGTAAGGTACTCTAAGAGTTCTTGCATAGAAAAGCTTCCATCGAAAAAAAACGTGAATCCAACGTCTTAGAAACCATTGTAAAAGTAGTGCCGATGCTATCGACACATAGTTTTAAAATGCCTTCTAAACAAAAAGCTCTCTGGCTTTTTCGCCAAGAGCTTGAAGCGCATCGTCCAGCTTCCAGTGTTCCGGTTTTCGAGATCCCACCAAGTTAGAAATAGTGCGAAGCTCAAGGAAAGGTATTCCGGCTTGCAAACAGGCAAGCGCAAGAGAAAAGCCTTCCATATTTTCAGTAAGCGGCTCGTAGCGCTCTATAAGCATGCGGGCGCGCTCTTCTGTTCCGGTGACGCCGGATACTGTCATGCTTGCGCCTTTGAGTAAATCCTTAGGGACAGATAAATTAAGCATGCGGCACGCTTTTTCCGGTTCTAGTGCAATTCTGTCCCACACAGAAACCGTGCCGGTAACTCCGGTATATTCCAAGATAGGAAATGTAATGCCTTCAGGGTCAATACCTTCCGCAGTATGCAGACCATACTCCGGCCAAATTTCTGAATCTGCAACAACCGCACTGCAAAGCGGAGCTTGCTCTAAATCAAAGCTCCCTGCAACCCCGAGGTTTAAGACACCGGTAACATCCTTGCGTTCACCAAGAATTCTACCAATACTCAACGCTGCATTCACAGGTCCCACACCAGTAACAGCCAGTAAACAAAGCTTTTCATTTACCGGCAGCTCACAGTAATTTCCTAATGAAGGAAATTTGCAGCCTATTTTCCCCCGCCTGTTAAACCCCAGCAGAACAGCTTTCATCTCTTTTTGAGTTGCTGTTGTAATAACCAGTGTCATTTAATTTTTTCCAAAGTAAAGTTTACAAGCGTTCCACCCAGCGAAAGCTCCCCGACTATGCTGGCGTCGCGCAGCCTCGCAATACGCTCAATGCGTCTACGATCTTCTTCCGTGGCTGCAACAATGAGCTGTGTTCCTTTTTCCATTTTTTTAAGAAGCGAACTCGCTTCAAAATACCCAGTTCAGCAATCTTTCCTACAATCTACTCTCAAAGGTCCAGCCATCGTCACATTCTCCAAAGTTCTAGTCCTGCTGCCTCCATCACAACAGGCTCGAAAAAGCCTTTCACATCTAACACCAAGGCACTTTCGGCATTCCGAAACCATTTAGCCAACTGTTTGGGTTGAATAAAAGAATACTCTTCATGCGGTACAGCCACGATAAGGGCATCCAACTCCTGAAAATGTTTAAGATGGCTCAGCGAAATCTCATATTCACGAATAGCCTGCTCATTATCAGCAATAGAATCATGCACTAACGCTTCTATACCGTATTCTTTTAACTCTCTGACGATGTCTATCACGCGGGTATTACGGATATCAGGAACATTTTCTTTATAGGTGAATCCTAAAATTCCAATCTTTGCATCACGAACGGAAACACCTTTCCGAATTAGTTCCTTAACACAGGATTCAGCGACAAACTTGCCCATAGAATCATTAATTCTTCTACC
Proteins encoded in this region:
- a CDS encoding AIR synthase-related protein, whose translation is MLRRIEAGLREGVVDTQGIKTANKIREALGLDVKDVRQVKVFTVDGLSDEQLDTVVSEAALHDPVLQDAALSPVSSQADWILEVGFRPGVTDNEGRTARETIAIVLDLANRETVSVYVADQYHIYGDFTEEDIVSIGRDVLANELIQRFEYKSKADWQKEPGFAAVAARVSGEANDEVVTLPFSTMSDDELMAFSRENTLALSLEELHTIRDYYTNPEIVAERVKAGLTAEPSDAEVEVLAQTWSEHCKHKIFASKIDYTDTETGEQETIDSLYKTYVMGSTKTIRKNKGEDDFCRSVFKDNAGVIDFNETHDVCIKVETHNSPSALDPYGGALTGIVGVNRDPMGTGIGADLVCNTNVFCFASPFHEGELPPRLLHPRRVLEGVREGVEHGGNKSGVPTVNGSIVFEERYLGKPLVHCGTVGMIPKVVAGKPGYEKAALVGDIIVMVGGRIGKDGIHGATFSSEELHEESPATAVQIGDPITQRKAYDFIMRARNMGLYNAITDNGAGGLSSSVGEMAEDTNGCRLDLSKAPLKYDGLRPWEILLSEAQERMTLAVPADKLDEFMALAKRMDVEASALGEFTDSGYFHVTYGDKPVAFLDMEFLHDGVPQMQLKAVWERPEHADDVVNVADAEQGNLLKSMLARLNICSKEYVVRQYDHEVKGGSVIKPMVGVKCDGPSDAGVVRPILDSESGIVLSHGINPTLSDYDSYWMMANVIDEAVRNAVAVGGDVDFMSGIDNFCWCDPVQSEKTPDGHYKLAQLVRANKALSDFCIAYGVPCISGKDSMKNDYTGGGVKISIPPTVLFSVMGVINDVNKTTTSDFKNDGDKIYVLGATARELAGSEVAEELGISAAAFPKVDADSALARYRAVHKAIGEGVINACHDCSDGGLGVALAEMALAGRTGALINLDAVPVTEEMNATEVLYSESASRLVVSVPEDKVEAFETIFDGQTYGCLGEVTGDEQFIVASGATVLVADTCESLAQSFKGTLKF
- the mqnB gene encoding futalosine hydrolase, whose product is MTLVITTATQKEMKAVLLGFNRRGKIGCKFPSLGNYCELPVNEKLCLLAVTGVGPVNAALSIGRILGERKDVTGVLNLGVAGSFDLEQAPLCSAVVADSEIWPEYGLHTAEGIDPEGITFPILEYTGVTGTVSVWDRIALEPEKACRMLNLSVPKDLLKGASMTVSGVTGTEERARMLIERYEPLTENMEGFSLALACLQAGIPFLELRTISNLVGSRKPEHWKLDDALQALGEKARELFV
- a CDS encoding polyprenyl synthetase family protein, which gives rise to MQELLEYLTLKQPQINATLAAETAQLNTLVQPVVSHVLTAGGKRLRPLLTLLTAASLGYTDDDIYPLACSVELLHSATLLHDDIIDDAELRRGKPAAHTQFGNTKTVLAGDVLLAQANLVVARYNDARLTQCIAEAIVETATGEIEEIEYLNSTNHSQETYINIIKGKTAFLLQASCIMGAIKAGGTEEQIAAASDFGMNLGIAFQIVDDALDFSVSTKSIGKPVAGDLREGKLTPPLHMYLDTLEGAERESFVTKFEAGTFSEEEVCFVAEQIRKLGLDDATRELANSYLDKAQQALNVLPECPERKILLQTLDYVKSRSA